One region of Streptomyces sp. NBC_00442 genomic DNA includes:
- a CDS encoding MBL fold metallo-hydrolase, producing the protein MRITKYTHACVRLEHDGRVLVIDPGTWSEPAALAGADAVLVTHEHTDHIDVLRLAGLGVPVYAPAEANIPRVEVTGVSSGVGFTAGGFRVRAVGGRHASIHAGRPDCANLGYILDEAIYHPGDSLHVPDEPIETLLVPVQGSWMKTAEAIDFVRAIAPQRAFAIHDAQLNERGLSSVNGWLAEETNSGYRYLSPGESA; encoded by the coding sequence ATGCGGATCACGAAGTACACCCACGCCTGCGTACGGCTTGAACACGATGGCCGCGTGCTGGTCATCGATCCAGGAACGTGGAGCGAGCCGGCTGCCCTGGCCGGTGCGGACGCTGTGCTGGTGACTCACGAACACACCGACCACATCGATGTCCTGCGCCTGGCCGGGCTCGGCGTGCCGGTCTACGCCCCTGCCGAAGCGAACATCCCGCGAGTCGAGGTGACCGGGGTGTCCTCCGGTGTGGGGTTCACCGCCGGAGGCTTTCGCGTACGGGCGGTCGGCGGTCGTCACGCGTCCATCCACGCTGGCCGACCGGACTGCGCGAACCTCGGCTACATTCTCGACGAGGCGATCTACCACCCCGGAGACTCGCTGCACGTGCCCGACGAACCGATCGAGACGCTCCTGGTTCCGGTCCAAGGGTCGTGGATGAAGACGGCGGAGGCGATCGACTTCGTCAGGGCGATCGCGCCTCAGCGGGCGTTCGCCATACACGACGCCCAACTCAACGAACGCGGCCTCAGCAGCGTCAACGGCTGGCTCGCCGAGGAGACCAACAGCGGTTACCGGTACCTGAGTCCTGGCGAATCGGCCTGA
- a CDS encoding MarR family winged helix-turn-helix transcriptional regulator: MEKDATDDDHAIERSAADIAERDLGGQVRSAVWSLFRRFRSERPDGELGDVALDVLVHLHKRGPQTLTALSERGGVSPASMSQTVNRLTSAGYAVRSRDADDRRRVLFSVTEEGDRLGGAAQARRNAWLDARLDALDAEDRAVIARAAALFAAIADS; this comes from the coding sequence ATGGAGAAGGACGCAACAGACGATGACCACGCGATCGAGCGGTCCGCCGCCGATATCGCGGAACGCGACCTCGGCGGACAGGTGCGCTCTGCCGTGTGGAGTTTGTTCCGCCGCTTCCGCAGCGAGCGGCCCGACGGGGAGCTGGGCGATGTCGCCCTGGACGTACTCGTCCATCTGCACAAGCGCGGGCCGCAGACGCTGACCGCCCTGAGCGAGCGCGGCGGGGTCTCGCCCGCCTCGATGAGCCAGACGGTGAACCGCCTGACCTCGGCCGGTTACGCCGTACGCTCTCGCGACGCGGACGACCGCCGTAGGGTGCTTTTCAGCGTCACCGAGGAGGGCGATCGGCTCGGCGGTGCCGCACAGGCGCGGCGCAACGCCTGGCTCGACGCGCGCCTGGACGCCCTCGACGCCGAGGACCGCGCGGTGATCGCCCGCGCCGCGGCCCTGTTCGCCGCCATCGCCGACTCCTGA
- a CDS encoding YbhB/YbcL family Raf kinase inhibitor-like protein, which translates to MPANPLGVALRNRRAGQHTLVWARPDLRAPDNLTLTSPAFDHGAPIPARHRGRVFGANVSPALAWTSPPTGTVELALIVQDPDVPFGKPATHGLALGIAPTLTGIAENALTNPSPVPGLRLGKGPLGRRGYAGPMPIRSHGPHAYVFQLFALSRATDLPDGFSLDHMLTALAGHVLGRARLDGTYEIS; encoded by the coding sequence ATGCCCGCGAACCCCCTCGGTGTCGCCCTGCGCAACCGACGAGCCGGCCAGCACACCCTCGTCTGGGCCCGTCCGGACCTGCGAGCCCCCGACAACCTCACGCTGACCAGCCCCGCCTTCGACCACGGCGCCCCCATCCCGGCCCGGCACCGCGGCCGCGTGTTCGGCGCGAACGTCTCGCCGGCCCTGGCCTGGACCTCGCCGCCGACGGGCACCGTCGAGCTCGCGCTCATCGTGCAGGACCCCGACGTCCCCTTTGGTAAGCCGGCCACGCACGGGCTCGCGCTCGGCATCGCGCCGACCCTGACCGGCATCGCGGAGAACGCCCTCACGAACCCCAGCCCCGTGCCCGGCCTCCGGCTCGGCAAGGGCCCGCTCGGGCGCCGCGGCTACGCCGGGCCCATGCCGATCCGGTCACACGGCCCCCACGCCTACGTCTTCCAGCTCTTCGCCCTGTCCCGGGCCACAGACCTGCCGGACGGCTTCTCCCTCGACCACATGCTCACCGCCCTCGCGGGCCATGTCCTCGGACGAGCGCGGCTCGATGGGACCTACGAGATCTCCTGA
- a CDS encoding DoxX family protein, giving the protein MASSLSSHRLLAGLLVGAGVAHVARPGLFDAMVPRALPGTPRLWTYASAAVELALAAGVAAPRTRRPAALATAAFFVAVSPANVKMAYDWRDREPVLRAAALGRLPLQLPLVLWAYGVARTADKSRLR; this is encoded by the coding sequence GTGGCTTCCTCTCTGTCTTCACACCGGCTGCTGGCGGGCCTCCTCGTCGGCGCCGGGGTCGCGCACGTGGCGCGTCCGGGCCTGTTCGACGCGATGGTGCCGCGCGCCTTGCCGGGCACACCCCGCCTGTGGACGTATGCCAGCGCGGCCGTGGAACTCGCCCTCGCCGCAGGCGTGGCGGCGCCCAGGACGCGGCGGCCCGCCGCGCTGGCCACAGCGGCATTCTTCGTGGCGGTCTCCCCCGCCAACGTCAAGATGGCCTACGACTGGCGCGACCGCGAGCCGGTACTTCGGGCAGCGGCACTCGGTCGGCTCCCCCTGCAACTCCCGCTGGTCCTATGGGCGTACGGTGTTGCGCGCACGGCCGACAAGAGCCGACTGCGCTGA
- a CDS encoding hydrophobic protein has protein sequence MVPLLLVLLLALILFGAGFALKALWWIAIIVLVVWLVGFIARPKGGSGRWYRW, from the coding sequence ATGGTTCCCCTGCTTCTCGTTCTTCTGCTGGCTCTGATCCTCTTCGGTGCGGGTTTCGCACTCAAGGCCCTGTGGTGGATCGCGATCATCGTGCTCGTCGTGTGGCTGGTCGGGTTCATCGCCCGTCCCAAGGGAGGAAGCGGCCGCTGGTACCGCTGGTAG
- a CDS encoding RHS repeat-associated core domain-containing protein, which translates to MAALAGTALPSLASPAAPHAAGSAWGKKTDIAVPPLAGGTNTAPASKRATPQDAARKAWHTRQRARPSSPATSTQAKARAQLSAGTPPQGQGDVPWHQFHDLRLSKSVAVKVDYSTGNLLVAATDFDIAGVAGNLTWTRTYNSLDAPWGAVSNAWWLGYERYLDTDPATSVDLYDQSGARVSFTKNADGSFTTPAGYSLDLKKNSDNTYTLTDRTSGSKDTYDQYGSLTRIADRNGNHQSVERDRDADNAVTGLKVTDDASGRSITLERQDAAHWNAHDSSGRTVKYHLDSGGRIDETTDAEGNVTKCNYDADGRLTKITTSESRAILFGYDDQNRLTSYKQFHEEGGSGDGEPTWTLAYSAATPYASGTTTVTDPLKKSTTYEHNGDGEVTKVTDPLKHSRSKTYTKHLTQTATDALGTGNTPGNVTTYGWDNRNNPTSAKLPTGAVASFTPWLNKAGMDVPDSFTTPDNTKSSYAYDAVGNTTSVAVSGTGGSTTSSTYNPSTPTCGGFVGQRCTIKDARGKVTSFTYDDHGNLTKSAPPAPQGATTATYDELGRPRTVTDGRGVTSTYTYDNLDEVRKVATSGGLTVTYVYDMDGNLTQRTDRTGTVKHVYDGLGRETVRTLQDDSQSVLTYTADGNVDTYADPAGTTDYTWDDADRLTVLKAPDGQKTTYEYDYNDHRTSTTYPGNTVQSVTLDADGKPRTIKATSPKGTLVDLAYTYTYRPTGASADKNGVKIYTRTDNLDATHHKTTYNYDGAGRLSAAQDTNSAGADASWVSYCLDPSGNMLAKPASAPPYCPSIGYGYNDPGQLVTRSMNPAGWSYDANGNETAANPSEGPARTGETWNDFGQLTSVTAGSTTYPVENADTGNAERIRIGDTWFHQTQTGLAGSTTGGQDTGFVREPSGTLNSMTRDGKSSYYLTDATGNVLGLVDATGTRVNSYSYTPTGQPRTTTEQTTQPYRYAGTYLDPTGLYKMGARYYDPNLARFTTTDPAGKEQNAYLYAGGDPINYIDPAGTSLLGCIGAGFSVLGGAISLGGGIAGAISSGGLSTPASVAAIGSGIGLIGTGIGMFAACTS; encoded by the coding sequence GTGGCCGCCCTCGCCGGCACAGCTCTGCCGTCCCTGGCCTCGCCCGCCGCCCCGCATGCGGCGGGTTCGGCATGGGGCAAGAAGACGGACATCGCGGTGCCGCCCCTGGCCGGCGGCACCAACACCGCCCCCGCCTCCAAGCGGGCCACCCCGCAGGACGCGGCCCGCAAGGCCTGGCACACCCGCCAACGGGCCCGCCCCTCCAGCCCCGCGACCAGCACCCAGGCGAAGGCCCGTGCCCAACTGTCAGCCGGGACTCCTCCCCAGGGGCAGGGCGATGTTCCTTGGCACCAGTTCCACGACCTGCGGCTGTCGAAGTCGGTGGCGGTGAAGGTCGACTACTCGACCGGCAACCTCCTGGTCGCGGCCACCGACTTCGACATCGCGGGTGTCGCGGGCAACCTGACCTGGACCCGCACCTACAACTCCCTCGACGCCCCGTGGGGCGCGGTCTCCAACGCCTGGTGGCTCGGCTACGAGCGTTACCTCGACACCGACCCGGCCACCTCCGTCGACCTCTACGACCAGTCCGGCGCGAGGGTCTCCTTCACGAAGAACGCGGACGGCAGCTTCACCACCCCGGCCGGCTACTCGCTGGACCTGAAGAAGAACAGCGACAACACCTACACGCTCACCGACCGCACGTCCGGGTCGAAGGACACCTACGACCAGTACGGCAGCCTGACCCGCATCGCCGACCGCAACGGCAACCACCAGAGCGTGGAACGCGACCGCGACGCCGACAACGCCGTCACCGGACTCAAGGTCACCGACGACGCCTCCGGCCGCTCCATCACCCTGGAGCGCCAGGACGCCGCGCACTGGAACGCCCACGACAGCAGCGGCCGCACGGTCAAGTACCACCTGGACAGCGGCGGCCGGATCGACGAGACCACGGACGCCGAGGGCAACGTCACCAAGTGCAACTATGACGCGGACGGCCGCCTGACCAAGATCACCACCTCCGAGAGCCGGGCGATCCTGTTCGGCTACGACGACCAGAACCGCCTCACCTCCTACAAGCAGTTCCACGAGGAGGGCGGCTCGGGCGACGGCGAGCCCACCTGGACGCTCGCCTACTCGGCGGCGACCCCGTACGCGTCGGGCACGACCACCGTCACCGACCCGCTGAAGAAGTCCACGACGTACGAGCACAACGGTGACGGCGAGGTCACCAAGGTCACCGACCCGCTCAAGCACTCCCGCAGCAAGACCTACACCAAGCACCTCACCCAGACCGCGACCGATGCGCTCGGCACGGGGAACACGCCGGGCAACGTGACGACGTACGGCTGGGACAACCGCAACAACCCCACCTCCGCCAAGCTGCCCACGGGCGCGGTGGCGTCGTTCACGCCGTGGCTGAACAAGGCCGGCATGGACGTCCCGGACTCCTTCACCACCCCCGACAACACCAAGTCGTCGTACGCGTACGACGCGGTGGGGAACACAACGTCGGTCGCGGTGTCCGGTACGGGCGGCTCCACGACGAGCTCGACGTACAACCCGTCGACGCCGACGTGCGGCGGCTTCGTCGGCCAGCGCTGCACGATCAAGGACGCTCGCGGCAAGGTCACCAGCTTCACCTACGACGACCACGGCAACCTCACCAAGTCCGCGCCGCCCGCCCCGCAGGGCGCGACGACCGCGACGTACGACGAACTGGGCCGCCCCAGGACGGTCACCGACGGACGCGGGGTGACGTCGACGTACACGTACGACAACCTCGACGAGGTCCGCAAGGTGGCCACGAGCGGCGGCCTGACGGTGACGTACGTGTACGACATGGACGGCAACCTCACCCAGCGCACCGACCGGACCGGCACGGTCAAGCACGTCTACGACGGCCTGGGCCGGGAAACCGTCCGCACCCTCCAGGACGACTCCCAGTCGGTGCTGACCTACACCGCCGACGGCAACGTCGACACCTACGCCGACCCGGCCGGCACCACCGACTACACCTGGGACGACGCCGACCGCCTGACCGTCCTCAAGGCCCCCGACGGCCAGAAGACGACCTACGAGTACGACTACAACGACCACCGCACCAGCACCACCTACCCCGGCAACACCGTCCAGAGCGTGACCCTGGACGCCGACGGCAAGCCCAGGACCATCAAGGCGACGTCCCCCAAGGGCACCCTCGTCGACCTGGCCTACACGTACACCTACCGCCCGACCGGGGCGAGCGCGGACAAGAACGGCGTCAAGATCTACACCCGCACCGACAACCTCGACGCCACCCACCACAAGACCACCTACAACTACGACGGCGCAGGCCGCCTCTCTGCCGCCCAGGACACCAACAGCGCCGGTGCGGACGCGAGTTGGGTGAGCTACTGCCTGGACCCGTCAGGCAACATGCTCGCCAAACCCGCATCCGCGCCGCCGTACTGCCCCTCGATCGGTTACGGCTACAACGACCCGGGCCAGCTCGTCACGCGCAGCATGAACCCGGCCGGCTGGTCCTACGACGCCAACGGCAACGAGACGGCCGCCAACCCCAGCGAAGGCCCAGCTCGGACCGGCGAGACGTGGAACGACTTCGGCCAGCTGACGTCCGTCACAGCCGGATCGACCACATACCCCGTGGAGAACGCCGACACAGGAAACGCTGAGCGGATCCGCATCGGTGACACCTGGTTCCACCAGACCCAGACCGGACTCGCCGGCTCCACAACCGGCGGCCAGGACACGGGATTTGTCCGCGAACCGTCGGGAACCCTCAACTCCATGACGCGGGACGGAAAGAGCTCCTACTACCTCACCGACGCCACCGGCAACGTCCTCGGCCTCGTCGATGCCACCGGAACCCGCGTCAACAGCTACTCCTACACACCCACCGGCCAGCCCCGCACCACCACCGAGCAGACCACGCAGCCCTACCGCTACGCCGGCACCTACCTCGACCCCACCGGCCTCTACAAAATGGGCGCCCGCTACTACGACCCCAACCTCGCCCGCTTCACCACCACCGACCCCGCGGGCAAGGAGCAGAACGCCTACCTGTACGCAGGCGGAGACCCGATCAACTACATCGACCCCGCCGGTACGAGCCTGCTCGGATGCATCGGGGCGGGCTTCTCCGTACTCGGTGGGGCTATCTCACTTGGTGGTGGAATAGCCGGTGCCATCAGCTCGGGCGGACTCAGCACACCAGCATCCGTGGCGGCCATCGGCAGCGGAATTGGACTCATCGGGACGGGTATCGGAATGTTCGCCGCCTGCACGTCCTAA
- a CDS encoding maleylpyruvate isomerase family mycothiol-dependent enzyme: MQDTLEFPDLLRLIDERSAAFRSVVAAASTLDVQVPSCPGWTLFDLVKHLGGGDRFWAAIVGAGSADAPPAEAVAARAALEVPQEREALLAWLDASTRLLLGALRAAGPESGCWTWWPASQSPQTAGGTARHRVQETAVHTYDAQLAGGAPQPLPVGLALDGVEEFLFTVCATPSAWPHKPTAFDFHAAEGRSWRLAVDGDGARTTRIPAAAAATGEDSDAAGASVHGTASELVLYLYDRLQAASLHVDGDAGLLDLLRAWEPEEK; the protein is encoded by the coding sequence GTGCAAGACACTCTTGAGTTCCCGGACCTGTTGCGACTGATCGATGAACGGTCTGCCGCCTTCCGCTCCGTGGTCGCCGCCGCGTCCACCCTCGATGTGCAGGTGCCCAGCTGCCCCGGGTGGACCCTGTTCGATCTGGTGAAGCACCTGGGTGGGGGAGACCGTTTCTGGGCCGCCATCGTCGGCGCGGGGTCTGCCGACGCTCCGCCGGCCGAGGCCGTCGCCGCGCGCGCCGCGCTGGAAGTGCCGCAGGAGCGTGAGGCCCTGCTGGCCTGGCTGGACGCGTCGACGCGGCTTCTGCTGGGCGCCCTGCGCGCGGCGGGACCGGAGAGCGGCTGCTGGACGTGGTGGCCCGCGTCGCAGTCACCGCAGACCGCCGGCGGCACCGCCCGGCACCGGGTCCAGGAGACCGCGGTGCACACCTACGACGCCCAGCTCGCCGGGGGCGCCCCGCAGCCACTGCCGGTCGGGCTGGCGCTCGACGGTGTGGAGGAGTTCCTGTTCACCGTCTGCGCAACGCCGAGTGCCTGGCCGCACAAGCCCACGGCCTTCGACTTCCACGCCGCCGAGGGCCGCTCCTGGCGCCTCGCCGTCGACGGTGACGGCGCCCGCACCACCCGCATCCCCGCGGCCGCCGCCGCGACCGGCGAAGACTCGGACGCAGCCGGCGCCTCCGTCCACGGCACAGCCAGTGAGCTGGTCCTCTACCTGTACGACCGGCTCCAGGCCGCCTCCTTGCACGTTGACGGAGACGCAGGGCTGCTCGACCTGCTCCGCGCCTGGGAGCCGGAGGAGAAGTAG